A genomic window from Nodosilinea sp. FACHB-141 includes:
- a CDS encoding glycosyltransferase family 4 protein yields MTSESLPATVAIVHEWLVSWAGSEKVVEQMLAVCPRADVFSLVQFLEPEAVSLIPPGTRVETSFLQNLPGARRHFRQYLPLMPLAVEQFDLSDYDLVLSSNHAVAKGVLTRPHQLHVSYVHTPVRYAWDLQHQYLQQAGLTRGAKSALTRLILHYLRLWDLAAAHRVDCFVANSRYVARRIWKTYRRPATVIYPPVAVDRFCWQQPRDDFYLTVSRCVPYKRVDLTVEAFNRLGLPLVVIGDGPALAELQRSAKPNITFLRNPADAVVSDHMARCRGFIFPAEEDFGITVVEAQAAGAPVIAYGQGGCVETVQPGKTGLLFSQQTVDHLVQAVQHFAQHGVEFEAEAIRHHAETFSESRFRQELTTYMADKWLKFRQGNELE; encoded by the coding sequence ATGACTTCTGAATCTTTACCTGCCACCGTCGCGATCGTGCACGAGTGGCTCGTCAGCTGGGCGGGATCAGAAAAAGTCGTCGAGCAAATGTTGGCGGTGTGCCCTCGGGCGGATGTCTTTAGCTTGGTGCAGTTCTTAGAACCCGAGGCGGTATCTCTAATCCCACCAGGGACTCGGGTTGAGACCTCCTTTCTGCAAAACCTACCCGGGGCGCGGCGGCACTTTCGTCAATATCTGCCGCTGATGCCCTTGGCGGTGGAGCAGTTTGACCTCTCAGACTATGACCTAGTGCTCTCCAGTAACCACGCCGTGGCCAAGGGAGTGCTCACTCGTCCCCACCAGCTCCACGTCAGCTATGTACACACACCCGTTCGCTACGCGTGGGATTTGCAGCACCAGTACCTCCAGCAGGCGGGGCTCACCCGAGGTGCCAAAAGCGCCCTCACCCGCTTGATTTTGCATTACCTGCGCCTGTGGGATCTCGCCGCTGCCCACCGAGTCGACTGCTTTGTGGCTAACTCCCGCTACGTAGCTCGCCGCATTTGGAAAACCTACCGCCGCCCCGCCACCGTGATCTACCCGCCGGTGGCAGTCGATCGCTTCTGCTGGCAGCAGCCCCGCGATGACTTTTATCTCACGGTGTCGCGCTGCGTGCCCTACAAGCGAGTCGATCTCACCGTGGAGGCGTTTAACCGCCTCGGGTTGCCCCTGGTGGTGATTGGCGACGGGCCAGCTCTGGCCGAGCTACAGCGATCGGCCAAACCGAATATCACCTTTTTGCGGAACCCTGCGGACGCGGTGGTGTCAGATCATATGGCGCGTTGTCGAGGGTTTATTTTTCCGGCGGAAGAAGACTTTGGCATCACCGTAGTCGAAGCCCAAGCGGCGGGGGCACCCGTGATTGCCTACGGTCAGGGCGGCTGTGTCGAAACCGTCCAGCCGGGGAAAACTGGGCTACTGTTTAGCCAGCAAACGGTGGATCACCTAGTGCAGGCCGTGCAGCATTTTGCCCAACACGGAGTCGAGTTTGAAGCTGAAGCCATTCGCCACCATGCCGAAACTTTTTCCGAGTCAAGATTTCGCCAGGAATTAACCACCTATATGGCAGATAAATGGCTGAAATTTCGGCAGGGCAATGAATTAGAGTAG